From the Ascochyta rabiei chromosome 14, complete sequence genome, one window contains:
- a CDS encoding RNA helicase, with amino-acid sequence MDYPPPPPPPSLNDAPPPPPPGFDAPPPPPPSSNVPPPPPPPEEDSLGPALLPKKAKKGWASQKKQPPSIDDILKAKREQEAAAAKPKFLSKAERERIALEKRTREVEEARRRREGANGGSASAGMNGNGNGNGQTQNGARNGSIPTGPRSMRYEPPSAPSRVSQRDGQRDGQRDGQRDGQRDGQRGRDMAPPPVPDKKSGKRPLPEDAEAAMIKNRYMGAEQNLSTFSAKKKRKRTTEKKFNFEWNEEEDTSYDYNPIYQQKAETNFFGRGKLGGFTEDQTERNTQQFIEAMIERDPESGRARAEAILEMERRRREEGGRAQLDKHWSDKKLEHMRERDWRIFKEDFNIATKGGAIPNPMRNWEEAGLPDNLMRIVDQAGYTEPSAIQRAAIPIALQCRDLIGVAVTGSGKTAAFILPLLVYISQLPPLGPANRNDGPYALVLAPTRELAQQIEVEAKKFANPLGFRTAVIVGGHSIEEQAFQMRDGCEIIIATPGRLVDCIERRVLVLSQCAYVIMDEADRMIDMGFEEPVNKILDALPVGNEKPDNEMAEDPDAMKRGMYRQTMMYTATMPTAVERIARKYLRRPAIVTIGNAGEAVETVEQRVEFIQGEEKRKKRLSEILNSGEFAAPIIVFVNIKRNCDAIARDIKHMGFSAVTLHGSKTQEQREAALQSLREGRTDVLVATDLAGRGIDVPDVSLVVNFNMAGSIESYTHRIGRTGRAGKSGVAVTFWGSEDADVLYDLKQMLSKSQISKVPEDLRKHEAAQQKGGRKKEGKSVLT; translated from the coding sequence ATGGACtacccaccaccaccgccacccccGTCGCTCAACGACGCTCCacctccgccgccgcctggTTTCGACGCTCCACCTCCTCCGCCGCCCAGCTCCAACGTACCCCCACCCCCACCCCCACCGGAGGAAGACTCGCTCGGCCCCGCGCTGCTGCCCAAAAAAGCGAAAAAAGGATGGGCGTCGCAGAAAAAACAGCCGCCGAGCATCGACGACATCCTCAAAGCCAAGCGCGAGCAAGAGGCCGCCGCGGCGAAACCAAAGTTCTTGTCCAAGGCGGAGCGCGAGCGTATTGCGCTTGAGAAGCGGACGAGGGAGGTTGAGGAggcgaggaggaggagggagGGTGCGAATGGTGGGAGTGCGAGTGCGGGGATGAATGGGAATGGGAATGGGAATGGGCAGACACAGAACGGGGCGCGTAACGGGTCGATACCTACTGGGCCTAGGTCTATGCGGTACGAGCCTCCAAGTGCACCGTCGAGGGTGAGTCAGAGAGACGGTCAGAGAGACGGTCAGAGAGACGGTCAGAGAGACGGCCAGAGAGACGGCCAGAGAGGCAGGGACATGGCGCCTCCGCCTGTGCCAGACAAGAAATCGGGCAAGCGGCCGCTGCCCGAGGATGCGGAGGCGGCTATGATCAAGAACCGGTACATGGGCGCCGAACAGAACCTGTCGACCTTCTCCGccaagaagaagcgcaagcgGACGACGGAGAAGAAGTTTAACTTTGAGTGGAACGAAGAGGAGGACACGAGCTACGACTACAACCCCATCTACCAACAAAAGGCCGAGACCAACTTCTTCGGCCGCGGCAAACTCGGCGGCTTCACCGAAGACCAGACGGAGCGCAACACACAGCAGTTCATCGAGGCCATGATCGAGCGCGACCCCGAGTCGGGCCGCGCGCGCGCAGAAGCCATTCTTGAGATGGAGAGGCGGCGGAGGGAGGAGGGCGGCCGCGCACAGCTAGACAAGCACTGGAGCGACAAGAAGCTCGAGCACATGCGCGAGCGCGACTGGCGCATCTTCAAGGAGGACTTCAACATTGCCACAAAGGGCGGTGCAATTCCCAACCCCATGCGCAATTGGGAAGAAGCGGGCCTGCCGGACAACCTCATGCGCATCGTCGACCAGGCTGGATACACGGAGCCCTCTGCTATTCAGCGCGCCGCCATTCCTATCGCGCTGCAGTGTCGCGATCTTATTGGTGTTGCAGTCACGGGTTCAGGTAAAACTGCAGCCTTCATCCTTCCTCTACTTGTCTACATCTCGCAGCTCCCGCCCCTCGGCCCAGCAAATCGCAATGACGGCCCGTACGCCCTCGTCCTCGCACCTACCCGCGAACTGGCCCAGCAAATTGAAGTCGAGGCGAAGAAGTTTGCAAACCCGCTTGGCTTTCGGACAGCCGTCATAGTTGGTGGTCACTCGATCGAGGAGCAAGCCTTCCAGATGCGCGATGGGTGTGAGATTATTATTGCAACCCCCGGCCGACTGGTGGACTGCATCGAGCGCCGCGTGCTCGTCCTCAGCCAGTGCGCGTACGTCATCATGGACGAAGCGGATCGCATGATCGACATGGGATTCGAAGAGCCCGTGAACAAGATCCTCGACGCGCTGCCCGTGGGCAACGAGAAGCCCGACAACGAAATGGCAGAAGACCCGGACGCCATGAAGCGCGGCATGTATCGCCAGACGATGATGTACACAGCCACGATGCCCACGGCCGTCGAGCGCATCGCCCGCAAGTACCTCCGCCGGCCAGCCATCGTAACCATCGGCAACGCTGGCGAAGCCGTCGAAACCGTAGAACAACGCGTCGAATTCATCCAAGGCGAAGAAAAGCGCAAGAAGCGCCTCTCGGAAATCCTCAACAGCGGCGAATTCGCAGCCCCCATCATCGTCTTCGTCAACATCAAGCGCAACTGCGACGCCATCGCGCGCGATATCAAACACATGGGCTTCTCTGCCGTCACTCTCCACGGCTCCAAAACACAGGAACAGCGCGAAGCCGCCCTGCAATCCCTCCGCGAAGGCCGCACCGACGTTCTCGTCGCCACCGATCTGGCAGGCCGCGGTATCGACGTCCCCGACGTCTCGCTCGTCGTCAACTTCAACATGGCCGGCTCTATCGAATCATACACGCATCGTATTGGTCGTACGGGTCGTGCGGGTAAGAGCGGTGTCGCGGTTACCTTCTGGGGCAGCGAGGATGCGGATGTGCTGTACGATCTCAAGCAGATGCTTAGTAAGAGCCAGATCAGCAAGGTCCCGGAGGATCTGAGGAAACATGAGGCTGCGCAGCAGAAGGGCGGGCGGAAGAAGGAGGGGAAGAGCGTGTTAACGTAG
- a CDS encoding Proteasome endopeptidase complex, with protein MSSPFSINGGAAVAMVGKDCVAIACDLRLGMQALTVSNNFPKIFQYGDVFLGLTGLATDVSTVSDLFRYKVNMYRLREERNISPQTMANLVSSSLYEKRFGPYFVSPVIAGINQTTGKPFICGFDSIGCIDFAKDFIVSGTASDQLFGTCEGLWEPDLGPDDLFETISQALLNAVDRDALSGWGAHVYIIEKDKVTKRLLKGRQD; from the exons ATG TCGTCCCCGTTCTCGATAA ACGGCGGCGCTGCCGTGGCCATGGTGGGCAAGGACTGCGTCGCCATCGCCTGCGACCTGCGCCTCGGCATGCAGGCCCTCACCGTCTCCAACAACTTCCCCAAGATCTTCCAGTACGGCGACGTGTTCCTGGGCCTGACAGGACTGGCCACAGACGTGTCGACCGTGTCGGACCTGTTCCGCTACAAGGTCAACATGTACCGTCTGCGCGAAGAGCGCAACATCTCGCCCCAGACCATGGCCAACCTCGTCTCGTCGTCGCTGTACGAGAAGCGCTTCGGGCCCTACTTTGTCAGCCCCGTCATCGCCGGCATCAACCAGACCACGGGGAAGCCCTTCATCTGCGGCTTCGACAGCATCGGGTGCATTGACTTTGCCAAGGACTTCATCGTCAGCGGAACCGCGAGCGACCAGCTGTTCGGCACATGCGAGGGCCTGTGGGAGCCGGATCTG GGCCCAGACGACCTCTTCGAGACCATCTCACAAGCGCTGCTGAACGCCGTCGACCGCGACGCACTCTCTGGCTGGGGCGCACACGTCTACATCATCGAGAAGGACAAGGTCACCAAGCGGTTACTGAAGGGCAGGCAGGATTGA
- a CDS encoding Proteasome endopeptidase complex: MTSIGTGYDLSNSVFSPDGRNFQVEYAVKAVENGGTAVGIRCKDGVVLALEKLVTSKLLKAGANKRIATIDRNMGIVSSGLLPDGRHFVSRARDEAAQWRQLYKAPIPVASLADRMGSYAQAYTLYSSVRPFGITAIVAGWDSEAELPVDGQVGAGPKAGSGGKQEGAKHGGPSLYMIEPSGLYWGYYGAATGKGRQIAKSELEKLNLAEGELSLHDGVKEAARIIYVAHDDNKDKEFELELTWISNLDGPTKGRHEEVPKDIREEAERLAKKALEGDDDDEEEEEKMQE, translated from the exons atg ACGTCCATAGGCACAGGCTACGACCTGTCCAACTCGGTCTTCTCCCCCGACGGCCGCAACTTCCAG GTCGAATACGCAGTCAAGGCGGTCGAGAACGGCGGCACAGCAGTCGGCATCCGCTGCAAAGACGGCGTCGTGCTCGCCCTCGAGAAGCTCGTCACCAGCAAGCTGCTCAAGGCCGGCGCCAACAAGCGCATCGCCACAATCGACCGCAACATGGGCATCGTCTCCTCCGGCCTCCTCCCCGACGGCCGCCACTTCGTCTCCCGCGCCCGCGACGAGGCGGCCCAGTGGCGGCAGCTCTACAAGGCCCCCATCCCTGTCGCCTCGCTCGCCGACCGCATGGGCAGCTACGCCCAGGCATACACCCTCTACTCCAGCGTACGGCCCTTCGGTATCACTGCCATTGTCGCCGGCTGGGACTCGGAGGCCGAGTTGCCAGTCGACGGCCAGGTCGGCGCTGGGCCCAAGGCTGGCTCCGGCGGCAAGCAGGAGGGCGCAAAGCACGGTGGCCCCTCTCTGTACATGATCGAGCCGAGTGGTCTGTACTGG GGCTACTACGGCGCCGCCACCGGCAAGGGACGACAGATTGCAAAGTCGGAACTCGAGAAGCTCAACCTCGCCGAGGGCGAGCTGTCGCTCCACGACGGCGTCAAGGAGGCCGCGCGCATCATCTACGTCGCCCACGACGACAACAAGGACAAGGAGTTTGAGCTGGAGCTGACCTGGATCAGCAACCTGGACGGACCCACAAAGGGCAGACACGAGGAGGTGCCCAAGGACATCAGGGAAGAGGCGGAGCGGCTGGCAAAGAAGGCGTTGgagggcgacgacgacgacgaggaagaggaagagaagaTGCAGGAGTAA